GAAACGCTTAGTAATCTTCAAAGCTTTTGCAATTCGTTTAAAAACCTGTGCATCCAATTGTGTTTGATAAGTAGCTACATCAGCACGACTCTTAATAAAATAAGATGGAAAAGTTACAAAACTGACCATATATTGTCCACCACTGACAACTTGGACATTACTGAAGTCTTTAATACCTTCTTTGATCAATTTCATTCGTTCTGAAGTCTTAAATAGAGATGCATCCTGATTGACTACGAAGACATAAACAAAATCACTCGACTTACTAGCCTGCTCAATCAAATAACGATGGCCAAGCGTGAACGGATTAGCATTCATAACAATTGCCGAAATATTTTTTCCCGTTGCTTTGGGAAGATCTGCAATATATTGATCAATTGAGTAATCGCCAGTTTCCAAAAGTGTCGAAAATTCAGTTTTTGCAATGGCTTGAAAACCTAAGTATTCAAAGCTTTCTTGATATTGCGGTTTAGTAAAAACAAAAATATGAAAGATATTCTGATTGGCTAATATATTGA
This sequence is a window from Companilactobacillus alimentarius DSM 20249. Protein-coding genes within it:
- the citC gene encoding [citrate (pro-3S)-lyase] ligase, which codes for MDTITINLNDRYYYKQWQSLVQSEGLYIENIADITETIGIYDGDKLIATGSYFENVLKYLAIAPDYQGGNTFNKLVSSLINILANQNIFHIFVFTKPQYQESFEYLGFQAIAKTEFSTLLETGDYSIDQYIADLPKATGKNISAIVMNANPFTLGHRYLIEQASKSSDFVYVFVVNQDASLFKTSERMKLIKEGIKDFSNVQVVSGGQYMVSFVTFPSYFIKSRADVATYQTQLDAQVFKRIAKALKITKRFVGQEPYSPTTEIYNQSLKKILPPEVTLEVLKRKQIDQDIISATKVRQAIAESNLEQLQKYVPETTFNFIKSNLGTLLRRIHDGN